Proteins encoded in a region of the Dreissena polymorpha isolate Duluth1 chromosome 6, UMN_Dpol_1.0, whole genome shotgun sequence genome:
- the LOC127834350 gene encoding uncharacterized protein LOC127834350 isoform X1 translates to MQINNIQIVLSCLITVTVVQSVVFLTITIYWSRFRNANNVPKTSQLCADCKDLVPEYDNSGIISQVEQFRTYPSLQCCGGTEDFLRLASQKVTKDTFYSRIRYMVTESVYSMCDSDVDQTPYVQAVGIRGYKPIGALNLLLWNENRKTVTQPSIHRITHLHEEGEIFIRRAGLYTVSSRLFLQANVTTLDGIFSHYIYVLSHKYGSWRMLTERKMLLGEHTKFSMINAVFKLDLHDRLSVAVTDMKNIDTNSDDNVFSVHFA, encoded by the exons ATAAACAATATACAAATCGTTTTATCTTGTCTTATAACGGTCACTGTTGTGCAGTCCGTTGTATTCCTGACTATCACCATATATTGGTCAAGATTCCGGAATGCCAACAACGTCCCCAAGACGTCCCAACTGTGCGCGGATTGTAAGGACCTCGTACCTGAATATGACAACAGTGGTATTATCAGTCAAGTTGAACAGTTCCGAACATATCCTAGCTTGCAATGCTGTGGAGGCACGGAAGATTTTCTTCGTTTGGCTTCTCAAAAG GTAACAAAGGATACTTTCTACAGCCGCATACGATATA TGGTAACCGAGTCTGTGTATAGCATGTGTGACTCAGACGTAGATCAGACACCCTACGTACAGGCTGTAGGGATAAGAGGATACAAACCTATTGGAG CCCTGAATCTACTTCTATGGAACGAGAACCGTAAGACGGTGACGCAGCCAAGCATTCATCGCATCACACACTTGCATGAAGAGGGTGAAATATTCATCCGACGAGCTGGTTTGTACACAGTGTCAAGCCGACTTTTCCTTCAAGCCAACGTTACGACGCTTGATGGGATATTTTCACACTATATATACGTCTTATCGCATAAATACGGGTCTTGGCGAATGCTGACTGAACGCAAAATGTTGCTGGGTGAGCACACAAAATTCAGCATGATAAACGCAGTCTTTAAACTGGATCTTCATGATAGACTCTCTGTTGCCGTAACAGACATGAAAAACATTGATACAAACAGCGATGATAATGTGTTTTCAGTCCATTTTGCCTAA
- the LOC127834350 gene encoding uncharacterized protein LOC127834350 isoform X2: protein MKINNIQIVLSCLITVTVVQSVVFLTITIYWSRFRNANNVPKTSQLCADCKDLVPEYDNSGIISQVEQFRTYPSLQCCGGTEDFLRLASQKVTKDTFYSRIRYMVTESVYSMCDSDVDQTPYVQAVGIRGYKPIGALNLLLWNENRKTVTQPSIHRITHLHEEGEIFIRRAGLYTVSSRLFLQANVTTLDGIFSHYIYVLSHKYGSWRMLTERKMLLGEHTKFSMINAVFKLDLHDRLSVAVTDMKNIDTNSDDNVFSVHFA from the exons ATGAAG ATAAACAATATACAAATCGTTTTATCTTGTCTTATAACGGTCACTGTTGTGCAGTCCGTTGTATTCCTGACTATCACCATATATTGGTCAAGATTCCGGAATGCCAACAACGTCCCCAAGACGTCCCAACTGTGCGCGGATTGTAAGGACCTCGTACCTGAATATGACAACAGTGGTATTATCAGTCAAGTTGAACAGTTCCGAACATATCCTAGCTTGCAATGCTGTGGAGGCACGGAAGATTTTCTTCGTTTGGCTTCTCAAAAG GTAACAAAGGATACTTTCTACAGCCGCATACGATATA TGGTAACCGAGTCTGTGTATAGCATGTGTGACTCAGACGTAGATCAGACACCCTACGTACAGGCTGTAGGGATAAGAGGATACAAACCTATTGGAG CCCTGAATCTACTTCTATGGAACGAGAACCGTAAGACGGTGACGCAGCCAAGCATTCATCGCATCACACACTTGCATGAAGAGGGTGAAATATTCATCCGACGAGCTGGTTTGTACACAGTGTCAAGCCGACTTTTCCTTCAAGCCAACGTTACGACGCTTGATGGGATATTTTCACACTATATATACGTCTTATCGCATAAATACGGGTCTTGGCGAATGCTGACTGAACGCAAAATGTTGCTGGGTGAGCACACAAAATTCAGCATGATAAACGCAGTCTTTAAACTGGATCTTCATGATAGACTCTCTGTTGCCGTAACAGACATGAAAAACATTGATACAAACAGCGATGATAATGTGTTTTCAGTCCATTTTGCCTAA
- the LOC127834469 gene encoding uncharacterized protein LOC127834469 isoform X3: MCLRLQLTFLLIVNASMYIISRLILSLTLDINYDIIDGAQSVTLSADTTDVSAGSIHLTCNHGKHLNASWWRNGEIVLAAKVTGGGCTFSPTVVPAYLADCACTNTEHTCTLQSLSRSNVGDQWACSVRTLIGAIQKSNILILTARRNDALITEIACSLGGAVGGIIIIVIVVIIMKRRKHGYSKMIDK, encoded by the exons ATGTGTTTAAGATTGCAACTAACGTTCTTACTGATAGTCAATGCGAGTATGTATATTATATCACGTTTAATATTAAGTCTAACGTTGGACATTAATTATGATATAATAGACG GTGCCCAATCAGTGACCCTGTCTGCAGATACGACTGACGTCTCAGCTGGCTCAATACATCTTACTTGTAACCATGGCAAACACTTAAACGCCTCGTGGTGGCGAAATGGCGAAATAGTGCTGGCAGCGAAAGTCACCGGAGGAGGATGCACGTTTAGCCCCACTGTGGTTCCCGCTTATCTGGCCGACTGTGCGTGTACAAACACAGAACACACATGTACACTTCAGTCCTTGTCAAGGTCTAACGTGGGGGACCAATGGGCGTGCTCTGTTAGAACGTTGATTGGTGCTATTCAAAAAAGTAACATTCTGATATTGACAG CCAGAAGAAACGATGCCTTAATAACAGAGATTGCTTGTTCGCTTGGTGGCGCTGTTGGtggaataataattattgttattgtaGTCATCATAATGAAGCGTAGAAAACATG GTTATTCAAAGATGATCGACAA aTAA
- the LOC127834469 gene encoding uncharacterized protein LOC127834469 isoform X2 has protein sequence MCLRLQLTFLLIVNASAQSVTLSADTTDVSAGSIHLTCNHGKHLNASWWRNGEIVLAAKVTGGGCTFSPTVVPAYLADCACTNTEHTCTLQSLSRSNVGDQWACSVRTLIGAIQKSNILILTARRNDALITEIACSLGGAVGGIIIIVIVVIIMKRRKHGYSKMIDNPKSKTDGDSDRNRDNDIGSDALCDIVNSSINNDTIDDLK, from the exons ATGTGTTTAAGATTGCAACTAACGTTCTTACTGATAGTCAATGCGA GTGCCCAATCAGTGACCCTGTCTGCAGATACGACTGACGTCTCAGCTGGCTCAATACATCTTACTTGTAACCATGGCAAACACTTAAACGCCTCGTGGTGGCGAAATGGCGAAATAGTGCTGGCAGCGAAAGTCACCGGAGGAGGATGCACGTTTAGCCCCACTGTGGTTCCCGCTTATCTGGCCGACTGTGCGTGTACAAACACAGAACACACATGTACACTTCAGTCCTTGTCAAGGTCTAACGTGGGGGACCAATGGGCGTGCTCTGTTAGAACGTTGATTGGTGCTATTCAAAAAAGTAACATTCTGATATTGACAG CCAGAAGAAACGATGCCTTAATAACAGAGATTGCTTGTTCGCTTGGTGGCGCTGTTGGtggaataataattattgttattgtaGTCATCATAATGAAGCGTAGAAAACATG GTTATTCAAAGATGATCGACAA CCCTAAATCGAAGACTGACGGAGATAGTGATCGGAATCGTG aTAATGACATTGGAAGTGATGCATTATGTGACATTGTGAATTCATCAATAAATAACGACACCATCGACGATCTGAAGTAA
- the LOC127834469 gene encoding uncharacterized protein LOC127834469 isoform X1 — MCLRLQLTFLLIVNASMYIISRLILSLTLDINYDIIDGAQSVTLSADTTDVSAGSIHLTCNHGKHLNASWWRNGEIVLAAKVTGGGCTFSPTVVPAYLADCACTNTEHTCTLQSLSRSNVGDQWACSVRTLIGAIQKSNILILTARRNDALITEIACSLGGAVGGIIIIVIVVIIMKRRKHGYSKMIDNPKSKTDGDSDRNRDNDIGSDALCDIVNSSINNDTIDDLK, encoded by the exons ATGTGTTTAAGATTGCAACTAACGTTCTTACTGATAGTCAATGCGAGTATGTATATTATATCACGTTTAATATTAAGTCTAACGTTGGACATTAATTATGATATAATAGACG GTGCCCAATCAGTGACCCTGTCTGCAGATACGACTGACGTCTCAGCTGGCTCAATACATCTTACTTGTAACCATGGCAAACACTTAAACGCCTCGTGGTGGCGAAATGGCGAAATAGTGCTGGCAGCGAAAGTCACCGGAGGAGGATGCACGTTTAGCCCCACTGTGGTTCCCGCTTATCTGGCCGACTGTGCGTGTACAAACACAGAACACACATGTACACTTCAGTCCTTGTCAAGGTCTAACGTGGGGGACCAATGGGCGTGCTCTGTTAGAACGTTGATTGGTGCTATTCAAAAAAGTAACATTCTGATATTGACAG CCAGAAGAAACGATGCCTTAATAACAGAGATTGCTTGTTCGCTTGGTGGCGCTGTTGGtggaataataattattgttattgtaGTCATCATAATGAAGCGTAGAAAACATG GTTATTCAAAGATGATCGACAA CCCTAAATCGAAGACTGACGGAGATAGTGATCGGAATCGTG aTAATGACATTGGAAGTGATGCATTATGTGACATTGTGAATTCATCAATAAATAACGACACCATCGACGATCTGAAGTAA